The following coding sequences are from one Chloracidobacterium sp. window:
- a CDS encoding protein kinase, whose product MANCQECNSEVADQDTFCPYCGISLQPVVVSGDDSVDMGNTIVMQAPVPKIISDIVAPPPDETSDVPDETSTTADETSTTVVETSDAVVEPFDAADEPSDAADEPSDAADEPSDAADEPLDVADEVENAGTADNVPELMEHDEAVESDDMSEPDEFAEPTTDPSEVASTPLEQISEDVPLPNEEPEAVDSPQVVDIKEPEAFVIEDASAELSVGAYDPVEVSPEDQPVPEIDANDAEAKVVERVDAEVADSGDASISSVTEPVELIEPVEDEHKYPFSLVESDVVIDTDVVMLSEQDIEPEPTEIESASESPELESKVEAPPETATDAVPVAAFTDPAAIKAGTSSGDLGADSKLSFTTPNLEAGTDGKRSGLKPLSEGILLNGRYKIVKKIGGGGMGAVYLAVDQNLGGTQRAVKEMVQSHIEEEQQAKAIEDFKRESMILSALDHPSIPTIYDYFFDEAESRFYLVMKYISGGDLAGRLRSAPEGRIDERTVTEWAVQVIDVLHYLHSLPTTIVYRDLKPSNIMIDGNTGRVMLIDFGIARSINQTQEKGVTAVGTMGYAPPELFSGQVEPRSDIYSLGSTMFHLLTGADPQNNPLLIFDFQKNPRPRQINPRLSDQMERILMRAVEYSADARFSSALEMKLALQQHLEDLGAGRVSYGISEAPAAVSLANQNVFCGFCGQRIVATDLFCAFCGSKQPLAQHGVHSEIYAARANATARLVIEGTSQLEMPAYMLDKSENLVGRRDPTSNIFPEVDLSKFDPQTKISRRHARVWRDGSSFLVEDLGSSNGTILLGSAGDALRLTPHQAHPLANGDRIRVGDTTLHFILG is encoded by the coding sequence ATGGCGAACTGTCAGGAATGCAACTCCGAAGTTGCTGACCAAGATACATTCTGTCCGTATTGCGGCATCTCACTGCAGCCTGTTGTCGTGTCCGGCGACGATAGCGTTGATATGGGAAACACGATCGTGATGCAGGCACCGGTCCCCAAAATCATTTCGGACATTGTCGCTCCGCCTCCGGATGAGACATCAGACGTTCCGGACGAAACTTCCACGACGGCGGATGAAACTTCCACGACGGTGGTTGAAACTTCCGACGCGGTGGTTGAACCTTTTGACGCGGCGGATGAACCTTCTGACGCGGCGGATGAACCTTCTGACGCGGCGGATGAACCTTCTGACGCGGCGGATGAACCTTTGGATGTTGCGGATGAGGTCGAAAACGCCGGAACCGCGGATAACGTTCCGGAATTGATGGAGCACGATGAAGCCGTCGAATCCGACGACATGTCCGAACCGGACGAATTTGCCGAGCCGACAACCGATCCGTCGGAGGTCGCGTCGACGCCTCTAGAACAAATTTCTGAAGATGTGCCGTTGCCGAACGAAGAACCTGAGGCCGTGGATTCGCCGCAAGTTGTGGACATCAAGGAACCGGAGGCTTTCGTCATCGAAGATGCCTCCGCCGAACTGTCGGTGGGAGCGTACGATCCTGTCGAGGTGTCTCCCGAAGATCAGCCCGTCCCGGAGATCGACGCCAACGACGCTGAAGCGAAGGTTGTGGAAAGAGTGGATGCGGAAGTTGCGGATTCCGGCGACGCTTCTATTTCTTCCGTCACGGAGCCCGTCGAACTGATCGAACCGGTTGAGGACGAACACAAATATCCGTTTTCACTTGTCGAGTCAGATGTCGTGATCGACACCGACGTCGTGATGTTGTCCGAGCAAGACATTGAGCCCGAACCAACGGAAATCGAAAGTGCGTCGGAGTCGCCCGAATTAGAAAGCAAGGTCGAAGCACCACCCGAAACTGCAACCGACGCGGTCCCGGTCGCAGCGTTCACGGATCCGGCGGCGATCAAAGCCGGAACATCCTCAGGCGACCTTGGGGCCGATAGCAAGCTCTCATTCACTACGCCGAATTTGGAAGCCGGCACGGACGGCAAGCGCTCCGGCCTCAAACCTCTGAGCGAGGGCATTCTCCTAAACGGCCGATACAAGATCGTGAAAAAGATCGGCGGCGGCGGTATGGGAGCCGTTTACCTCGCCGTAGATCAAAATCTGGGCGGGACACAGCGAGCGGTCAAGGAGATGGTCCAATCGCACATCGAGGAGGAGCAGCAGGCCAAAGCGATCGAGGACTTTAAGCGTGAATCGATGATCCTGTCGGCTCTTGATCATCCTTCGATCCCGACAATATACGATTATTTCTTTGATGAGGCAGAGAGCAGATTTTATCTCGTGATGAAGTACATCTCGGGCGGCGATCTGGCCGGCCGTTTACGTTCTGCCCCTGAAGGACGCATCGACGAGCGCACCGTCACAGAATGGGCCGTCCAAGTCATAGACGTTCTGCATTATCTGCACTCGCTGCCGACGACCATCGTATATCGTGATCTCAAACCGTCGAATATAATGATCGACGGCAATACAGGCCGCGTTATGCTGATAGATTTTGGCATCGCACGGTCAATTAACCAAACGCAGGAAAAGGGCGTGACCGCTGTCGGCACAATGGGTTATGCTCCGCCGGAGCTTTTCAGCGGCCAGGTCGAACCCCGTTCGGACATCTATAGTCTGGGCTCCACGATGTTTCATCTGCTGACGGGTGCGGATCCGCAAAACAATCCTCTGCTGATCTTTGATTTCCAAAAGAATCCGCGGCCGCGGCAGATCAATCCACGACTTTCCGATCAGATGGAACGGATCTTGATGCGGGCTGTCGAATACAGTGCTGATGCACGCTTTTCTAGTGCTCTGGAAATGAAACTGGCGTTGCAGCAGCATCTCGAAGACCTCGGTGCGGGCCGTGTCAGCTATGGGATCAGCGAGGCTCCCGCCGCGGTCAGCCTGGCCAATCAGAATGTTTTCTGCGGATTTTGCGGACAGCGGATAGTTGCCACGGATCTATTCTGTGCATTTTGCGGTTCTAAGCAACCGCTGGCTCAGCACGGTGTCCATTCCGAGATATACGCGGCTCGGGCCAACGCCACCGCACGGCTTGTTATCGAGGGCACCAGCCAGCTTGAAATGCCGGCATATATGCTCGACAAAAGCGAAAATCTCGTCGGCCGGCGTGATCCGACGTCGAACATTTTCCCCGAAGTTGATCTTTCTAAGTTTGACCCGCAGACCAAGATTTCTCGTCGTCACGCACGCGTTTGGCGTGACGGCAGTTCATTTCTGGTCGAAGACCTCGGCTCATCAAATGGAACGATCCTTTTAGGCTCAGCGGGCGATGCCCTCAGGCTCACTCCGCATCAGGCTCATCCGCTTGCCAACGGCGATCGGATACGCGTCGGTGATACGACATTGCACTTCATTTTAGGTTAG
- a CDS encoding RDD family protein, with product MTTQASDPIQNISESGETIVAFSAEQLQAPFMLRVGALLIDYMALMILPVLGLFSNKTFGDMNIVTDRTLWFLSIVFFFFNIVVLPAFTGRSLGKMLTGLRVVNRDGSIPKHRTIIFRQTIGLLLTALTLGLGFLLSVFGKSGRALHDLVSGTVVVHGKRRIV from the coding sequence ATGACCACACAGGCATCCGATCCGATCCAGAATATATCCGAAAGCGGTGAGACAATAGTCGCGTTCTCCGCGGAGCAACTTCAGGCTCCGTTTATGCTTCGGGTCGGCGCTTTGTTGATCGACTATATGGCTTTAATGATCCTGCCGGTATTAGGGTTATTTTCAAATAAGACGTTTGGGGATATGAATATCGTCACCGACCGCACGTTGTGGTTCCTGTCGATCGTTTTCTTTTTCTTTAACATCGTCGTCCTGCCGGCTTTCACGGGCCGCAGTCTTGGAAAAATGTTGACCGGACTTCGGGTTGTCAATCGCGACGGCAGTATCCCAAAACATAGGACGATCATTTTTAGGCAGACCATCGGACTGCTACTTACGGCACTGACGCTTGGACTAGGTTTTCTTTTAAGTGTTTTTGGCAAAAGCGGCCGAGCTCTGCACGACCTCGTTTCCGGGACCGTCGTCGTGCACGGCAAACGGCGGATCGTTTAG